The SAR202 cluster bacterium genome contains a region encoding:
- the nusG gene encoding transcription termination/antitermination factor NusG: MAAIAETPVRWYIVHTYSGQEDRVKKNLELRIASMDMKDKIYQVVVPTEEEVEIKGGKRTSVSRRVFPGYVIVQMKMDDTSWYVVRNTPGVTGFVSAEDENDKRPKPVPLEEREVEAIMKQMESSKPRLKSGLEKGQTVRIVEGPFQDFMGMIDEVYPDRSKVKVLVLFFGRETPIELDFLQVEKA; encoded by the coding sequence ATGGCTGCAATTGCTGAAACGCCGGTGCGGTGGTATATCGTACACACCTATTCCGGACAGGAAGACAGGGTCAAGAAGAACCTGGAGCTCCGCATAGCCTCCATGGATATGAAGGACAAGATCTACCAGGTCGTTGTTCCCACCGAGGAAGAGGTCGAGATCAAGGGCGGCAAGCGCACCTCTGTATCACGAAGAGTCTTCCCGGGTTACGTCATCGTACAGATGAAGATGGATGATACGAGCTGGTACGTTGTGCGGAACACCCCGGGTGTGACCGGGTTCGTTTCCGCAGAGGATGAGAACGACAAGCGACCCAAGCCTGTGCCTCTCGAGGAACGCGAGGTAGAGGCGATTATGAAGCAAATGGAGTCTTCCAAGCCGAGGCTCAAGTCCGGCCTGGAGAAGGGCCAGACGGTGAGAATCGTCGAGGGGCCGTTCCAGGACTTCATGGGTATGATCGACGAGGTCTACCCGGACCGCTCCAAGGTCAAGGTGCTCGTGTTGTTCTTCGGCAGGGAGACGCCCATCGAGCTGGACTTCCTGCAGGTTGAAAAGGCTTAG
- a CDS encoding VWA domain-containing protein yields the protein MEESGLNNIDRIRGELQKFPPVALEDFNAALSVLAVTMRKDQMDTWAECGLAIAQQSVRSWEAACQYFRASPRIFGQMPFNYFMKWVESGTALSQESPTLAACYFTSSPSTLSKLRPRYVENWAAMGKSLYKGTWKSSTLACKFFQSGSVLVEALTVPELDKFVGFLDVLANRSYDAAVDCLALSEKVFPLLATAGDTKGALISLSTALSDVSWRQVKGLYEALAKALPAVQPDQRKRYLAIADSLNKAGNMNVPAAMLDVSQALSQVPEEHHERLLELSEALLREAPAAMPDFIKSTPAAMERVTINQLEKWFEEGVRLMHENPDGGLAFFRLESSRSQASLEALSASIEFTRIQDLMELYCRALAGAEVKLAASEELAEKKIGWVSSEAPTTEGTTVYVPNLVDKYATKQENFALFKVVSTHQVAHLEFGSFDFQYERPSTLFQDMRPELGGREPAVSSGQLAVSKKEQPKAEGESTAAKLQKAMEAVTDNGSDDSAERGWLTDMQRYFDLFDERKLALDIFTVVEDSRLDSRVKAEYAGIKRAYISVQRDSLSGRPEIKSLPMKEAMMEMLVRLSLEHQGEIPVPAEYVAQARQIAAIARQVTDARANVEDTAEATLRIYAILADVPNEKIDEDEWADFDPSDEGDDDEQEQSFEEMLQNLLNGMGGESQNKGAEEQEYQPSEDVDYRGDFKPEMVQLLSQLRMQKGQSGEGESQEITQEQLEELLKNSAELDMEGDGADLQKVSAEMTDNLMKQAGTATPNNPEGGQVPHAHVDEDGGALDADEPQTFVYDEWDFRANDYKPRWCIVRQKPMAEGDPAYYGTTLHSYGALVDQIRRQFELMVPEMFRKVRRLEDGEEIDIDDVIEAMVDIRTGSSPSDKLFWRRNKVQRDVAVVFLLDTSASTAEAIDETRKGSDDWDAPSDPVEYMAWLRNRRGDGMKRSYKRIIDLEKEACVLLTHALEAIGDVYGIYAFSGYGRENVEFYTIKDINETFGEKVKKRIDKIAPLHATRMGPAIRHAASKLEHSTAKTKLLFLISDGRPQDRGYSREGVEKEYAVHDTKAALDEARAQGVMSFCLTVDKNGHDYLKTMMDDMGYEVLDDIFTLPRRLLYLYERLTM from the coding sequence TTCAGGGCCAGCCCGCGCATCTTCGGGCAGATGCCGTTCAACTACTTCATGAAGTGGGTGGAGAGCGGCACGGCCCTCAGCCAGGAATCGCCCACGCTGGCGGCTTGCTACTTCACCTCAAGCCCCTCCACGCTCTCCAAGCTGCGTCCCAGGTACGTAGAGAACTGGGCGGCCATGGGTAAGAGCCTCTATAAGGGCACGTGGAAGTCCAGCACCCTTGCATGTAAATTCTTCCAGTCCGGGTCCGTACTGGTCGAAGCGCTCACCGTGCCGGAGCTCGACAAGTTCGTGGGGTTTCTGGACGTGCTGGCCAACCGCTCGTACGACGCGGCGGTGGACTGCCTGGCGCTCTCCGAGAAGGTATTTCCGCTGCTGGCGACGGCCGGCGACACCAAGGGCGCGCTGATTTCTCTGTCCACGGCCCTGTCTGACGTGAGCTGGAGGCAGGTAAAGGGGCTGTACGAGGCGCTGGCGAAGGCTCTTCCGGCAGTCCAGCCGGACCAGCGCAAGCGCTACCTGGCAATAGCCGACAGCCTCAACAAGGCCGGCAACATGAACGTGCCGGCCGCCATGCTGGATGTGTCTCAGGCGCTCTCCCAGGTCCCCGAAGAGCACCACGAGAGGCTTCTGGAGCTCTCTGAGGCGCTGCTGCGCGAGGCGCCGGCCGCAATGCCGGACTTCATCAAGAGCACGCCGGCCGCGATGGAGCGCGTCACGATCAACCAGCTCGAAAAGTGGTTCGAGGAGGGCGTGCGGCTGATGCACGAGAACCCTGACGGGGGACTCGCCTTCTTTCGTCTGGAGTCATCGCGCTCCCAGGCGTCGCTGGAGGCATTGTCCGCCAGTATTGAGTTCACCCGTATCCAGGACCTGATGGAGCTCTACTGCCGCGCGCTGGCGGGGGCGGAGGTGAAGCTGGCGGCGAGCGAGGAGTTGGCGGAGAAGAAGATAGGGTGGGTATCCAGCGAGGCGCCGACGACGGAGGGCACAACGGTCTATGTGCCCAATCTTGTCGACAAGTACGCCACAAAGCAGGAGAACTTCGCCCTGTTCAAGGTCGTGTCCACGCACCAGGTGGCACACCTCGAGTTCGGGAGCTTCGACTTCCAGTACGAGAGGCCTTCGACGCTGTTCCAGGACATGCGGCCGGAGCTGGGGGGGCGGGAGCCGGCAGTGAGCAGTGGGCAGTTGGCAGTCAGCAAGAAAGAGCAGCCGAAGGCGGAAGGCGAAAGCACTGCCGCCAAGCTGCAGAAGGCGATGGAGGCGGTGACTGACAATGGCAGCGATGACAGCGCGGAGCGCGGGTGGCTAACCGATATGCAGCGCTACTTCGACCTTTTCGACGAGCGCAAGCTGGCGCTGGACATCTTCACCGTTGTGGAGGACTCGAGGCTGGACTCGCGCGTGAAGGCGGAGTACGCGGGCATCAAGCGAGCCTACATCAGCGTGCAGCGCGATTCCCTGTCCGGAAGGCCGGAGATAAAGTCGCTCCCCATGAAAGAGGCAATGATGGAGATGCTCGTGCGCCTTAGCCTTGAGCATCAGGGCGAGATACCCGTGCCGGCAGAGTACGTGGCGCAGGCGCGCCAGATCGCGGCAATTGCCCGCCAGGTGACCGACGCGCGCGCCAATGTGGAGGATACCGCGGAGGCGACGCTCCGCATCTACGCCATCCTGGCCGACGTGCCTAACGAGAAGATCGACGAGGACGAGTGGGCGGACTTCGATCCCAGCGACGAGGGAGACGACGACGAACAGGAGCAGTCGTTCGAAGAGATGCTGCAGAACCTGCTGAACGGGATGGGCGGCGAGTCGCAGAACAAGGGTGCGGAGGAGCAGGAGTACCAGCCCTCCGAGGACGTGGACTATCGCGGCGACTTCAAGCCGGAGATGGTGCAGCTACTCTCCCAGCTTCGGATGCAGAAGGGGCAGAGCGGCGAAGGCGAGTCGCAGGAGATCACGCAGGAGCAGCTTGAGGAGCTGCTCAAGAACTCGGCGGAGCTCGACATGGAAGGGGACGGTGCGGACCTGCAGAAGGTCAGCGCGGAGATGACCGACAACCTGATGAAGCAGGCCGGCACGGCCACACCGAACAACCCGGAGGGCGGCCAGGTGCCGCATGCTCATGTGGACGAGGACGGCGGCGCGCTGGACGCTGACGAGCCTCAGACGTTCGTCTACGACGAATGGGACTTCCGCGCCAACGACTACAAGCCGCGCTGGTGCATCGTGCGGCAGAAGCCGATGGCGGAGGGCGACCCCGCCTACTATGGCACGACGCTCCATAGCTACGGCGCGCTCGTGGACCAGATACGCCGCCAGTTTGAGCTGATGGTGCCCGAGATGTTCCGCAAGGTGCGCAGGCTGGAGGACGGCGAGGAGATCGACATCGACGACGTTATCGAGGCGATGGTCGATATCAGGACCGGCTCCAGCCCGAGCGACAAGCTGTTCTGGCGCCGCAACAAGGTCCAGCGCGACGTCGCCGTGGTCTTCCTGTTGGACACCAGCGCGTCCACGGCCGAGGCCATCGACGAGACGCGCAAGGGCTCGGACGACTGGGACGCGCCGAGCGACCCCGTAGAGTACATGGCGTGGCTCCGCAACCGTCGCGGCGACGGGATGAAGCGCTCCTACAAGCGCATCATCGACCTGGAGAAGGAGGCTTGCGTCCTCCTCACCCACGCGCTGGAGGCTATCGGCGACGTGTACGGCATCTACGCATTCTCCGGCTACGGCCGCGAGAACGTGGAGTTCTACACGATCAAGGACATCAACGAGACCTTCGGCGAGAAGGTCAAGAAGCGCATCGATAAGATCGCGCCGCTGCACGCCACGCGCATGGGGCCAGCGATACGCCACGCAGCCTCAAAGCTGGAGCACAGCACAGCCAAGACGAAGCTGCTGTTCCTGATCAGCGACGGCCGCCCGCAGGACCGCGGCTACAGCCGCGAGGGCGTGGAGAAGGAGTACGCCGTCCACGACACGAAGGCCGCGCTGGACGAGGCGCGCGCCCAGGGCGTCATGTCCTTCTGCCTGACGGTGGACAAGAACGGCCACGACTACCTGAAGACGATGATGGACGACATGGGCTACGAGGTCCTGGACGACATCTTCACCCTGCCTCGCCGCCTGCTCTACCTGTACGAGCGGCTGACGATGTAG
- the nirK gene encoding nitrite reductase, copper-containing — MRRIARPLMVLFVFAVILLVALVCQGSAASSPNRPARTETAQLVSPPLAPDPISRKTPAVVTVNLETTEVTRRLADGVDYQFWTFNGTVPGPMIRVRQGDTVELTLANSDESRAAHSIDLNSVTGPGGGAVYTQVSPGKEKSFSFKALNPGLYVYHCATSLIPQHISNGMYGLILVEPEGGLPKVDKEFYVMQGDLYTNEGRDAQGLHTFSLQKMVDENADYVVFNGEVGSLVGDKALTANVGDRVRIYFGVGGPNITSSFHVIGEIYDEVHMEGASEGTKNVQTTLVPAGGAAWVDFKVEVPGTYTLVDHSLGRLLKGAAGQLVVHGDQAPHIFAPIGQDVSDAAAH, encoded by the coding sequence ATGCGCCGAATAGCAAGACCCCTGATGGTCCTCTTTGTATTTGCTGTGATCCTTCTCGTCGCGTTGGTTTGCCAGGGCTCCGCCGCTTCAAGCCCAAACCGGCCGGCACGGACCGAGACCGCGCAGCTGGTATCGCCCCCGCTGGCGCCTGACCCCATCTCCCGCAAGACGCCGGCGGTGGTCACCGTCAATCTCGAAACCACGGAAGTCACGCGGCGCCTGGCGGACGGCGTGGACTACCAGTTCTGGACGTTCAACGGCACCGTGCCCGGCCCGATGATACGTGTGCGCCAGGGCGACACGGTTGAGCTCACGCTGGCGAACAGCGACGAGTCCAGGGCCGCTCACTCCATCGACCTTAACTCCGTCACCGGCCCAGGCGGCGGGGCCGTCTACACGCAGGTCAGCCCGGGTAAGGAGAAGTCGTTCAGCTTCAAGGCGCTGAACCCCGGACTGTACGTCTACCACTGCGCGACGTCCCTGATTCCGCAGCACATCTCGAATGGGATGTACGGCCTGATCCTGGTGGAGCCGGAGGGCGGCCTGCCGAAGGTGGACAAGGAGTTCTACGTCATGCAGGGCGACCTGTACACTAACGAGGGACGCGACGCTCAGGGGCTCCACACATTCTCCCTGCAGAAGATGGTGGACGAGAACGCGGACTATGTGGTCTTCAACGGCGAGGTCGGCTCCCTGGTCGGCGACAAGGCGCTGACGGCCAACGTCGGCGACAGGGTCAGAATCTACTTCGGCGTCGGCGGACCCAACATCACGTCGAGCTTCCACGTCATCGGAGAGATCTACGATGAGGTCCACATGGAGGGCGCGTCGGAAGGCACGAAGAACGTGCAGACGACTCTCGTCCCGGCGGGCGGCGCGGCCTGGGTGGACTTCAAGGTCGAGGTTCCCGGCACGTACACGCTCGTGGACCACAGCCTGGGCCGCCTGTTGAAAGGCGCGGCGGGCCAGCTGGTCGTCCATGGCGACCAGGCGCCGCACATCTTCGCACCCATCGGCCAGGATGTGAGTGACGCCGCGGCCCACTAG
- the tuf gene encoding elongation factor Tu → MAKQKFLRDKPHLNVGTIGHVDHGKTSLTAAITKVLASQGLANYTPFDQIDNAPEERARGVTIAITHVEYATKTRHYAHVDCPGHADYIKNMITGAAQMDGAILVVSAPDGPMPQTREHILLARQVEVPRIVVALNKVDLMDDPELLDLVELEVRELLTKYGFPGDEIPIVRVSALKALEDNNVSRESEWGGRIWKLMDAVDTYIRVPQRPKDKPFLMPVEDVFSIKGRGTVVTGRVEQGTVKVGQEVAILGMGANSKTVATGIEMFHKTLDEAEPGDACGLLLRGIERDDIQRGQVLAAPGSITPHSEALAQVYVLSKEEGGRHTPFFSGYKPQFYIRTTDVTGEIKLPDGVEMVMPGDNIEMQIKLHTPVAMTEKLRFAIREGGRTVGSGVITKITK, encoded by the coding sequence ATGGCAAAGCAGAAGTTCCTACGGGACAAGCCCCATCTTAACGTTGGGACTATCGGCCACGTTGACCACGGCAAGACAAGCTTGACCGCGGCGATCACGAAGGTGCTGGCCTCTCAGGGCCTGGCGAACTATACCCCCTTCGACCAGATCGACAATGCTCCTGAAGAGCGGGCGCGCGGCGTCACAATCGCCATCACGCACGTGGAGTACGCGACCAAGACCCGCCACTACGCCCACGTGGACTGCCCGGGCCACGCCGACTACATCAAGAACATGATCACCGGCGCGGCCCAGATGGACGGCGCCATTCTCGTGGTGAGCGCGCCGGACGGCCCGATGCCCCAGACGCGCGAGCACATCCTCCTGGCCCGCCAGGTTGAGGTGCCCAGGATCGTCGTCGCCCTGAACAAGGTCGACCTGATGGACGACCCCGAGCTGCTGGACCTCGTCGAGCTTGAGGTCCGCGAGCTTCTTACGAAGTACGGCTTCCCGGGAGATGAGATCCCAATCGTCCGCGTCAGCGCGCTGAAGGCCCTCGAGGACAACAACGTCTCCCGAGAGTCGGAGTGGGGCGGCAGGATCTGGAAGTTGATGGACGCGGTAGACACGTATATCCGCGTCCCCCAGCGCCCGAAGGACAAGCCGTTCCTGATGCCTGTTGAGGACGTTTTCAGCATCAAGGGCCGCGGCACCGTTGTGACCGGCCGCGTTGAGCAGGGCACCGTGAAGGTTGGCCAGGAAGTCGCGATTCTCGGCATGGGCGCGAACAGCAAGACTGTCGCAACCGGTATCGAGATGTTCCACAAGACTCTGGACGAGGCGGAGCCCGGAGACGCCTGCGGTCTGCTCCTGCGCGGTATTGAGCGCGATGACATCCAGCGCGGTCAGGTCCTTGCCGCGCCGGGCAGCATCACACCGCACAGCGAGGCGCTGGCCCAGGTCTACGTTCTGTCCAAGGAAGAGGGCGGCCGCCATACCCCGTTCTTCAGCGGGTACAAGCCGCAGTTCTACATCCGGACGACCGACGTGACCGGCGAGATCAAGCTGCCGGACGGCGTTGAGATGGTCATGCCGGGTGACAACATCGAGATGCAGATCAAGCTGCACACGCCCGTAGCTATGACGGAGAAGCTCCGCTTCGCTATCCGCGAGGGTGGCAGGACCGTGGGCTCCGGCGTTATCACCAAGATCACCAAGTAA
- the speB gene encoding agmatinase, producing MAPKKGDLLKGVPRNWHTFLDLAQPDNGPGDSRVVLLPVPYDSTTSYRGGSRYGPRAILNASRHLEDYDLELDRDVSAMGIYTTPEIEPDMSGPRAMVDRVEQAVRAVAAPGRLVGLLGGEHTVTTGAVRALKDSYADMAVLYFDAHADLRDEYMDAPWGHASVARRINEMVPTVHVGVRTICFEERDFIRANSLPVFFWPNAPLEQQDIAASIVSALPDNVYVSIDLDVIDPALMPGVGTPEPGGLSWAEITRILRAVGESKKIVGFDVVELAPEEGPESCAYIAAKLAYKVMAYATIYS from the coding sequence ATGGCCCCAAAAAAAGGCGACTTATTGAAAGGTGTGCCGAGAAATTGGCACACCTTTCTTGACCTAGCGCAACCCGATAACGGCCCGGGCGACTCCCGGGTCGTTCTTCTGCCTGTGCCTTACGACAGCACCACCTCGTACCGGGGAGGGTCGCGGTACGGGCCCCGCGCCATACTGAACGCCTCGCGCCACCTGGAAGACTACGACCTGGAGCTCGACCGCGACGTTTCCGCCATGGGGATATACACCACGCCGGAAATAGAGCCGGACATGAGCGGCCCCAGGGCGATGGTCGACAGGGTAGAGCAGGCCGTCAGGGCTGTCGCTGCGCCGGGCCGGCTGGTCGGCCTGCTCGGCGGCGAGCACACCGTCACGACCGGCGCCGTCCGGGCATTGAAGGACAGCTACGCGGACATGGCCGTTCTCTACTTTGACGCGCACGCTGACCTGCGGGACGAGTATATGGACGCTCCCTGGGGGCACGCCTCGGTGGCGCGCCGCATCAACGAGATGGTCCCGACCGTGCATGTGGGAGTGCGGACGATATGCTTCGAGGAGCGCGATTTCATACGCGCCAATTCGCTACCGGTGTTCTTCTGGCCGAACGCTCCCCTCGAGCAGCAGGATATCGCGGCGAGCATCGTGTCCGCGTTGCCCGATAACGTCTACGTCTCAATAGACCTGGACGTTATCGATCCGGCTCTTATGCCCGGGGTAGGGACGCCGGAGCCCGGCGGGCTGAGCTGGGCGGAGATCACGCGGATACTGCGCGCGGTAGGGGAGAGCAAGAAGATCGTCGGGTTCGATGTCGTCGAGCTCGCCCCGGAAGAGGGTCCCGAGTCGTGCGCCTACATCGCGGCGAAGCTGGCGTACAAGGTGATGGCCTACGCCACCATCTATTCCTGA
- the rpmG gene encoding 50S ribosomal protein L33, which yields MARKGENRQLITLGCVDCKERTYNSNKNRRNDPQRLELQKFCPRCRKHTLHKEVR from the coding sequence ATGGCCCGCAAAGGCGAAAACCGACAATTGATCACCCTGGGCTGCGTCGATTGCAAGGAGAGGACCTACAACTCTAACAAGAATCGCCGCAACGACCCGCAGCGCCTTGAGCTTCAGAAGTTCTGCCCGCGCTGCCGCAAGCACACCCTCCACAAGGAGGTCAGGTAA
- the speD gene encoding adenosylmethionine decarboxylase, producing the protein MAGGTGLHLVIDGYGADPEKLKSEELVHRFLDEYPGIIKMTKIIPPQVYTYYGPTPGDWGVSGVVIIAESHISIHTFPDRGYVNIDIFSCKDFDVEASLDDVKKTFSLSEVKTWTLPRGLEYENPRQAAAARVPATAKA; encoded by the coding sequence ATAGCTGGAGGAACTGGGTTGCATCTGGTAATTGATGGATACGGTGCTGATCCGGAAAAGCTCAAGAGCGAGGAACTGGTCCACAGATTCCTGGATGAGTATCCTGGCATCATCAAAATGACGAAGATTATTCCGCCCCAAGTGTACACCTACTATGGCCCAACCCCAGGCGACTGGGGCGTATCCGGCGTGGTGATCATCGCGGAAAGCCATATCAGCATCCACACGTTCCCTGACAGGGGCTACGTGAACATCGATATCTTCTCGTGCAAGGACTTTGACGTTGAGGCGTCCCTTGACGACGTAAAAAAGACGTTCTCGTTGTCCGAGGTCAAGACGTGGACGCTGCCGCGCGGGCTGGAGTACGAGAACCCCAGGCAGGCGGCCGCCGCGCGCGTCCCTGCGACCGCAAAGGCGTAA
- the secE gene encoding preprotein translocase subunit SecE, giving the protein MLQQTGTPSTRGFSVVRLFNEVTGELRRVTWPTREETFRLTMMVIAVSAVMGVFLGGVDLAFNRLMDWFVGL; this is encoded by the coding sequence ATGCTGCAGCAGACCGGGACCCCCTCAACCCGTGGCTTCAGTGTCGTGCGCCTCTTTAACGAGGTTACCGGCGAGCTGCGCAGGGTGACCTGGCCTACGAGGGAAGAGACCTTCCGCCTGACCATGATGGTCATCGCGGTCTCGGCGGTCATGGGTGTGTTCCTCGGCGGCGTGGACCTGGCGTTCAACAGGCTCATGGACTGGTTCGTGGGGCTATAG